The following proteins come from a genomic window of Pyxidicoccus sp. MSG2:
- a CDS encoding aspartate:alanine exchanger family transporter: protein MLLSGLLAPAFVLAAEEVAGKPRHGFLGRIFALLGSDDFTALFLVVALGYLLGRVRIRRISLGTTAATLVVGLALSLVSVSVFGVRLKVDPFVQTLFFNFFMYAVGLRVGPQFFAGLERDGKRFVLTTLVVCVVAPALAILCGLLFRLPGGAVAGTLAGGMTASAALGAAQSAVTSGAVPGSESAAVGGNLAAAFAITYILSMIGFVLLVKYLPRMFHRNLEKSAEDMEKELGGDSNMAPPGTDKAFEVGYIPLVVRAYRIDNPKLDGVTVAQVREVAPRVSVERVRRGGRLLTPGEDFTLRRGDDLAVAGDVGEFIRRHGNVGPEVDDAALRDVPLQTVECVVTNKELAGQSLRALAPRFGGGLYLDALFRMGEQLPMRANTVLKVHDVLRVTGPQRRLDALAAHLGVMVRPSLATDIVTLAVGLVLGALAGMVAVPVKGIHVGLGTAAALLLAGVVIGTLRARNPSLGGPVPEAARSLLEDLGLAIFIAALSLNSGPAVAGAIQGGTLVPLILSGLVVGLLPPVIGYAVGLYVFKLNPAVLLGAVCGARCNTAGLKVAQDEAHSAVPAIGFAVPTALGTVLITIAAYLLVVVR from the coding sequence GTGCTCCTGTCAGGGCTCCTTGCCCCCGCGTTCGTCCTCGCGGCGGAGGAGGTGGCGGGCAAGCCACGGCATGGCTTCCTGGGGCGCATCTTCGCGCTGCTCGGGAGTGATGACTTCACCGCGCTGTTCCTGGTGGTGGCGCTGGGCTACCTGTTGGGCCGCGTTCGCATCCGGCGCATCAGCCTGGGCACCACCGCGGCCACGTTGGTGGTGGGCCTGGCGCTGAGCCTCGTCTCGGTGTCGGTGTTCGGCGTGCGGCTGAAGGTGGACCCCTTCGTGCAGACGCTCTTCTTCAACTTCTTCATGTACGCCGTGGGCCTGCGCGTGGGGCCGCAGTTCTTCGCGGGGCTGGAGCGTGACGGGAAGCGCTTCGTCCTCACGACGCTGGTGGTGTGCGTGGTGGCGCCCGCGCTGGCCATCCTGTGCGGCCTGCTGTTCCGGCTGCCGGGAGGCGCGGTGGCGGGCACGCTGGCGGGAGGAATGACGGCCTCGGCCGCGCTGGGGGCGGCCCAGTCCGCGGTGACGTCCGGCGCGGTGCCCGGTAGCGAGAGCGCGGCGGTGGGTGGCAACCTCGCGGCCGCGTTCGCAATCACCTACATCCTCAGCATGATTGGCTTCGTCCTGCTGGTGAAGTACCTGCCGCGGATGTTCCACCGGAACCTGGAGAAGTCGGCCGAGGACATGGAGAAGGAGCTCGGTGGCGACTCGAACATGGCCCCGCCCGGGACGGACAAGGCGTTCGAGGTGGGCTACATCCCCCTGGTGGTGCGCGCCTACCGCATCGACAACCCGAAGCTGGACGGCGTGACGGTGGCCCAGGTGCGAGAGGTGGCCCCGCGGGTGTCCGTCGAACGCGTGCGGCGTGGGGGCCGGCTGCTCACGCCCGGCGAGGACTTCACCCTGCGGCGCGGGGACGACCTGGCGGTGGCGGGCGATGTTGGCGAGTTCATCCGCCGCCACGGCAACGTGGGGCCGGAGGTGGACGACGCGGCGCTGCGCGACGTTCCGCTGCAGACGGTGGAGTGCGTCGTCACGAACAAGGAACTGGCGGGGCAGTCGCTCCGCGCACTGGCGCCGCGCTTCGGCGGAGGACTGTACCTGGATGCCCTGTTCCGCATGGGCGAGCAGCTCCCCATGCGGGCCAACACGGTGTTGAAGGTCCATGACGTGCTGCGTGTGACGGGGCCGCAGCGGCGGCTGGACGCGCTGGCGGCGCACCTGGGGGTGATGGTGCGGCCCAGTCTGGCCACGGACATCGTCACGCTCGCGGTGGGGCTCGTGCTCGGCGCGCTCGCGGGCATGGTGGCCGTGCCGGTGAAGGGCATCCACGTGGGGTTGGGCACGGCCGCGGCGCTGCTGCTGGCGGGTGTCGTCATCGGCACGCTGCGTGCCCGCAACCCGTCCCTGGGCGGTCCCGTGCCAGAGGCCGCGCGCTCCCTGCTGGAGGACCTCGGCCTGGCCATCTTCATCGCCGCGCTTTCGCTCAACTCCGGACCGGCCGTGGCGGGTGCCATCCAGGGAGGGACGCTGGTGCCGCTCATCCTCTCCGGGCTGGTCGTCGGGTTGCTGCCGCCCGTCATCGGCTACGCGGTGGGCCTGTACGTCTTCAAGCTGAACCCCGCCGTGCTGCTGGGCGCGGTGTGTGGCGCGCGCTGCAACACGGCGGGGCTGAAGGTGGCCCAGGACGAAGCCCACAGCGCGGTGCCCGCCATCGGCTTCGCGGTGCCCACGGCCCTGGGCACCGTGCTCATCACCATCGCGGCCTACCTCCTGGTCGTCGTGCGGTGA
- a CDS encoding alpha/beta fold hydrolase: MVWSASAVWRTAGVCLAMGLGAPSLAQEDLAERRGNEPVVWGPCPESYEGAECATVAMPLDHQHPRGETLPLFVARKLSGVPNAPQLWILDGGPGGSGEGLYLGQAERLAAVLPGVDLYFPAHRGTGNSAGLTCAGEELESPNGSELSPEEWPDCLAEVRARWGHKLAHFNVSQAAMDLGTLIERVRGRNQRVFLYGLSYGTYQAWRYLELFPRQADGVIQDSVVSPGELFVSRTDLEFDPAARGYAALCAQDAGCRARLGADPWARIQAISDRVAQGHCAESGFTRPLLRKSLAGMFMTWRLRVLSLAIPYRLERCAPADVQALRYFLSLYLEPFELYGFSQVLEANIDFSELWESPAPSPATLRQRAGSATFSLDWGVDRADISVQWPKYSSHSATRWPRVKVPLLMMNGTLDPMTSHASALVAARRYRAPNQTFVSFPHVGHSVGFNSPTTLPGAPNCGHLVTASFIQNPHAPPDTSCLAAMSPVPFDDRGAARIYFGAAFTSVWDNPAAP, encoded by the coding sequence ATGGTCTGGAGCGCGAGCGCGGTATGGAGGACAGCGGGAGTCTGTCTGGCGATGGGGCTGGGCGCCCCTTCGCTGGCCCAGGAGGACCTCGCGGAGCGACGCGGGAACGAGCCCGTCGTCTGGGGCCCGTGCCCGGAGTCCTATGAGGGCGCGGAGTGCGCGACGGTGGCGATGCCGCTGGACCACCAGCACCCCCGCGGAGAGACGCTCCCCCTCTTCGTCGCTCGCAAGCTGTCCGGCGTTCCCAACGCGCCCCAGCTGTGGATTCTCGACGGAGGCCCGGGCGGCTCCGGGGAGGGGCTGTACCTCGGACAGGCGGAGCGGCTCGCGGCGGTCCTGCCTGGAGTGGACCTCTACTTCCCCGCCCACCGCGGCACCGGGAACTCGGCCGGGCTCACCTGCGCGGGCGAGGAGCTGGAGAGTCCGAATGGCAGCGAGCTGTCGCCGGAGGAGTGGCCGGACTGCCTCGCCGAGGTGCGGGCGCGCTGGGGCCACAAGCTCGCCCACTTCAACGTGAGCCAGGCGGCAATGGACCTCGGCACGCTCATCGAGCGCGTCCGGGGGCGCAACCAGCGCGTCTTCCTCTACGGCCTGTCCTACGGAACCTACCAGGCGTGGCGCTACCTGGAGCTCTTTCCCCGTCAGGCGGACGGCGTCATCCAGGACTCGGTGGTGTCTCCGGGAGAGCTTTTCGTGTCACGGACGGACCTCGAGTTCGACCCCGCCGCCCGGGGCTATGCGGCGCTGTGCGCCCAGGACGCGGGCTGCCGTGCACGGCTGGGAGCGGACCCGTGGGCGCGCATCCAGGCCATCTCGGACAGGGTGGCACAGGGCCATTGCGCAGAGTCGGGCTTCACGCGCCCGCTGCTGCGCAAGTCGCTCGCGGGGATGTTCATGACCTGGCGCCTGCGTGTCCTGTCGCTGGCCATCCCCTACCGGCTGGAGCGCTGCGCGCCCGCCGACGTCCAGGCGCTGCGCTACTTCCTCAGCCTCTACCTCGAGCCCTTCGAGCTCTATGGCTTCTCCCAGGTGCTGGAGGCCAACATCGACTTCTCCGAGCTCTGGGAGTCTCCCGCCCCGAGCCCCGCCACCCTGCGCCAGCGCGCCGGGTCCGCCACCTTCAGCCTGGACTGGGGCGTGGACCGGGCCGACATCTCGGTGCAGTGGCCGAAGTACTCCAGCCACTCCGCGACGCGGTGGCCCCGGGTGAAGGTGCCACTGCTGATGATGAACGGCACCCTGGACCCGATGACGAGCCACGCGTCGGCGCTCGTCGCGGCGCGGCGCTACCGGGCGCCGAACCAGACCTTCGTCAGCTTCCCCCACGTGGGGCACAGCGTCGGCTTCAACTCGCCTACCACGCTGCCAGGCGCCCCCAACTGCGGGCACCTGGTCACGGCGAGCTTCATCCAGAACCCTCATGCGCCGCCGGACACCTCCTGCCTCGCGGCGATGTCGCCGGTGCCCTTCGATGACCGCGGCGCGGCGCGCATCTACTTCGGTGCCGCCTTCACCAGCGTCTGGGACAACCCCGCTGCGCCCTGA
- a CDS encoding S8 family serine peptidase produces MHAVRRRLVPALWTGAFVTLFAAPAQAQSLRADQLLEAPGATSTDWIRALPPVPAHELGPVLPSAAPSSGPGLEVAYPKVAPFQGEVQEPVKRQKDLRVSLRERPSRMALVRLPEDDLAGQRERVRSTLGALAWHELFYGWHFFELPQTLSPASVRGLLQGVNADIVYVPDEPHEAGVIWNDPLLSTGASWTQNQWYLYNVGQRTSITGSPYDFDIDADEAWDVTLAAHGRGQFYFSTVAVVDTQVDLGHADMPDFVGACTLANAWSDTRCLPPEAARTHGTAVAGLIGARAGNGYGMSGVNWAARVLALNVSLASDPERSFGYYQVINAIDYATRNGAHIINYSGGSQSVFQNNDNDPLYAAIRRAGERDIQFIAAAGNENLNLDCGNASCQVSPAGMTLYNLWTVAAADDNFNRSHFFTEANGTVHASNFGAVSVDSAAFGSDAFAGNGSDLVSLFPGNRFAPFNGTSAATPIVSGVASLIKSLRPQATPYVYQSCFGYTIAPQLNGLMRYPGVINAKLAADCALTLGEQTPPPVFDVVSPANSARLNQTPYLTWQAAPDFYVNYDVFLDGAFYARTGGTALGLTNVSDGTHRWYVRAVDAYGNWRNSIYENFFVLDRVPPTAPVLTLPADAQYMTDPRPALRWAHATDASGISSYQVIMDGISTGPIGAAAGYNWPTALSEGRHSWRVVACDTHQNCTSSSTRSFYVDSVAPSYPTLTSPAQDSLIATERPTFTWSASTDASSVSYRWSIDSGAQSATTYSTSYTPSTGLTDGFHSWTVRACDTAGNCSTSGVRTFSVDTLPPLAFSIQAPAEGALTATRPMFSWQAAQDATGVTYQQLRIDGGAAITLGGSVTSHVLTTSLSPGVHFVIVTACDRFDHCGSTPVRSFEVVGTQPTAPVPLAPTGSTYVATPRPEFSWAPATDDVGITSYVLEWSGGTPVTLGGAVTRYTPTANLAEGAHTWRVTACDASAQCTSSVWASFSVDLQAPTAPFLMAPSPEEVVWENPLYIFEWVPSYDDQHYVQYTVVIDDQEHAVPDSREVLYLEEFLDYAEHTWFVRACDLAGNCTDSPSQVFTIRPYIK; encoded by the coding sequence ATGCACGCTGTCCGAAGAAGACTCGTCCCGGCCCTGTGGACCGGGGCGTTCGTCACGCTGTTCGCCGCTCCCGCCCAGGCGCAGTCCCTGAGAGCGGACCAGTTGTTGGAAGCTCCAGGCGCCACCAGCACGGACTGGATTCGAGCCCTGCCGCCCGTCCCCGCCCATGAGTTGGGACCCGTGCTGCCCTCGGCCGCGCCGTCCTCGGGGCCGGGCCTGGAGGTGGCGTATCCGAAGGTCGCACCGTTCCAGGGTGAGGTGCAGGAACCCGTGAAGCGGCAGAAGGACCTGCGCGTGTCCCTGCGTGAGCGTCCGTCGCGCATGGCCCTCGTCCGGCTTCCGGAAGACGACCTCGCCGGCCAGCGGGAGCGCGTGCGGAGCACCCTGGGTGCTCTCGCATGGCATGAGCTCTTCTACGGCTGGCACTTCTTCGAGTTGCCCCAGACGCTCTCCCCGGCCTCGGTCCGGGGACTGCTCCAGGGCGTCAACGCGGACATCGTCTATGTCCCGGACGAGCCCCACGAAGCCGGGGTCATCTGGAACGACCCGCTGCTGTCGACGGGCGCGTCCTGGACCCAGAACCAGTGGTACCTCTACAACGTCGGGCAGCGCACCAGCATCACCGGCAGCCCCTATGACTTCGACATCGACGCCGACGAAGCCTGGGACGTGACGCTCGCCGCGCACGGCCGGGGCCAGTTCTATTTCTCCACGGTCGCGGTGGTGGATACGCAAGTCGACCTGGGTCACGCGGACATGCCGGACTTCGTCGGCGCCTGCACCCTGGCGAACGCCTGGTCCGACACGCGCTGCCTGCCGCCCGAGGCCGCGCGCACGCATGGCACGGCGGTCGCGGGGCTCATCGGCGCACGTGCCGGCAATGGCTACGGAATGTCGGGAGTGAACTGGGCCGCGCGGGTCCTCGCCTTGAATGTCTCCCTGGCCTCGGACCCCGAGCGGAGCTTCGGCTACTACCAGGTCATCAACGCCATCGACTACGCCACCCGCAACGGCGCGCACATCATCAACTATTCCGGAGGCAGCCAGAGCGTCTTCCAGAACAATGACAACGATCCACTCTACGCGGCCATCCGCCGCGCGGGAGAGCGCGACATCCAGTTCATCGCGGCGGCGGGGAATGAGAATCTCAACCTCGACTGCGGAAATGCCTCCTGCCAGGTCTCTCCCGCGGGAATGACTCTCTACAACCTGTGGACGGTGGCCGCGGCGGATGACAACTTCAACCGCTCGCACTTCTTCACGGAGGCCAATGGCACCGTCCATGCCTCCAACTTCGGCGCGGTTTCCGTGGACTCCGCGGCGTTTGGCAGTGATGCCTTTGCCGGCAACGGCAGCGACCTGGTCTCCCTCTTTCCTGGCAATCGGTTCGCCCCCTTCAACGGGACCTCCGCGGCCACGCCCATCGTCAGTGGCGTTGCAAGCCTCATCAAGAGCCTGAGGCCGCAGGCCACGCCGTACGTCTATCAATCGTGCTTCGGGTATACGATTGCTCCGCAGCTCAACGGACTGATGCGCTACCCCGGCGTCATCAATGCGAAGCTCGCCGCCGACTGCGCGCTCACCCTCGGCGAGCAGACGCCGCCCCCCGTCTTCGATGTCGTCAGCCCCGCGAACTCCGCGCGCCTCAACCAGACGCCCTACCTCACGTGGCAGGCGGCTCCGGACTTCTATGTGAACTATGACGTGTTCCTGGACGGCGCCTTCTACGCCCGAACGGGCGGCACCGCGCTGGGCCTCACGAACGTGAGCGACGGCACCCACCGCTGGTACGTGCGCGCGGTGGATGCCTACGGCAACTGGCGCAACTCCATTTATGAGAACTTCTTCGTGCTCGACCGGGTGCCGCCCACCGCGCCCGTGCTCACCCTGCCAGCGGACGCGCAGTACATGACCGACCCGCGTCCCGCGCTGCGCTGGGCGCATGCCACCGACGCCAGCGGCATCTCCAGCTACCAGGTCATCATGGACGGCATCAGCACCGGCCCCATCGGCGCCGCCGCGGGGTACAACTGGCCCACCGCCCTGAGCGAGGGCCGTCACTCCTGGCGGGTGGTGGCGTGTGACACGCACCAGAACTGCACCAGCTCCTCCACACGCAGCTTCTACGTGGACTCCGTGGCCCCCTCGTACCCCACGCTCACGAGCCCGGCTCAGGACTCCCTCATCGCCACGGAGCGCCCGACGTTCACCTGGTCCGCGTCCACGGACGCGAGCTCCGTCTCGTATCGATGGAGCATCGACTCCGGCGCTCAAAGCGCGACCACCTACTCGACGTCCTACACACCGTCGACGGGCCTGACGGACGGCTTCCACTCCTGGACGGTCCGGGCCTGCGACACCGCGGGCAACTGCTCGACCAGCGGCGTCCGCACGTTCAGTGTGGACACCTTGCCGCCCCTCGCGTTCTCGATTCAGGCTCCCGCGGAAGGCGCGCTCACCGCGACCCGGCCGATGTTCTCCTGGCAGGCCGCGCAGGACGCCACGGGCGTCACGTACCAGCAATTGCGCATCGATGGCGGAGCCGCCATCACCCTTGGAGGGAGCGTCACCTCCCATGTCCTGACCACCAGCCTGTCACCGGGCGTCCACTTCGTGATTGTCACCGCGTGTGACCGCTTCGACCACTGCGGGTCGACGCCGGTCCGCTCGTTCGAGGTCGTTGGAACGCAGCCCACCGCCCCGGTGCCCCTGGCCCCCACGGGAAGCACCTATGTCGCCACCCCTCGACCCGAGTTCTCCTGGGCCCCCGCCACGGACGACGTGGGCATCACGTCGTATGTCCTCGAATGGAGCGGGGGCACGCCGGTGACGCTCGGGGGAGCGGTGACGCGATACACGCCCACGGCGAACCTCGCCGAGGGCGCCCACACCTGGCGGGTCACCGCCTGCGATGCCAGCGCGCAGTGCACGAGCAGCGTCTGGGCGTCCTTCTCCGTCGACCTCCAGGCGCCGACCGCGCCCTTTCTCATGGCGCCGTCTCCCGAGGAAGTCGTGTGGGAAAATCCTCTCTACATCTTCGAGTGGGTGCCCTCGTACGACGACCAGCACTACGTCCAATACACGGTGGTCATCGATGACCAGGAGCACGCGGTCCCCGATTCGCGCGAGGTGCTCTACCTGGAGGAGTTCCTGGACTACGCCGAGCACACCTGGTTCGTGAGGGCGTGCGACCTGGCGGGAAACTGCACGGACTCTCCCAGCCAGGTCTTCACCATCCGGCCCTACATCAAATGA
- a CDS encoding NADP-dependent oxidoreductase, with product MATSIPETMKAAALDHFGGPEVIGIKTLPVPQCGDDELLIRVGAAGVGVWDAWEREGVMADMIEGGPRFPYVPGSDGAGEVVAVGKDVKDYKVGERVYAFVLGSPKGGFYAEFTAVKAKHAARIPKGMKVEQAAALAADGITALRGLEDHLKLESGQRLLIYGASGGVGHIALQLARRMGAKVLAVASGKDGVELARRLGADTVVEGHHGDVEKACRDFAPDGLDAALVLAGGDACQAALKHVRQGGRIAYPNGVEPVPKGPKGIEVIAYDGTPSQKILGRLNELIEAEPFHLEVSHLYAMEEAARAQQEVLKHHVGKFALRIH from the coding sequence ATGGCCACATCCATTCCCGAAACGATGAAAGCCGCGGCGCTCGACCACTTCGGTGGTCCGGAGGTCATCGGCATCAAGACGCTGCCTGTTCCCCAGTGTGGTGACGATGAGCTCCTCATCCGCGTCGGCGCGGCCGGGGTGGGCGTCTGGGATGCCTGGGAGCGAGAAGGGGTGATGGCCGACATGATTGAAGGGGGCCCGCGGTTTCCCTACGTCCCCGGCTCCGACGGCGCGGGAGAGGTGGTCGCAGTCGGCAAGGACGTGAAGGATTACAAGGTGGGGGAGCGTGTCTACGCCTTCGTGCTCGGAAGTCCCAAGGGCGGCTTCTACGCGGAGTTCACCGCAGTGAAGGCGAAGCACGCAGCGCGGATTCCCAAGGGAATGAAGGTGGAGCAGGCGGCGGCGCTCGCGGCGGACGGCATCACCGCGCTTCGCGGGCTCGAGGACCACCTCAAGCTCGAGTCGGGGCAGCGCCTGCTCATCTACGGCGCCAGCGGCGGCGTGGGGCACATCGCGCTGCAGCTCGCCAGGCGGATGGGGGCGAAGGTGCTGGCGGTCGCCTCGGGCAAGGACGGGGTGGAGCTGGCGCGTCGCCTTGGCGCGGACACGGTCGTCGAGGGCCACCACGGAGACGTGGAGAAGGCCTGCCGCGACTTCGCGCCGGATGGGCTCGATGCGGCGCTGGTGCTGGCGGGCGGTGACGCCTGCCAGGCTGCACTGAAGCACGTCCGCCAGGGCGGCCGCATCGCCTACCCGAATGGCGTGGAGCCGGTCCCGAAGGGCCCCAAGGGCATCGAGGTCATCGCCTACGATGGCACCCCCAGCCAGAAGATCTTAGGACGGCTCAACGAGCTCATCGAAGCGGAGCCCTTCCACCTGGAAGTCAGCCACCTCTACGCGATGGAGGAGGCCGCCCGGGCGCAGCAGGAAGTGCTCAAGCACCACGTGGGCAAGTTCGCGCTGCGAATCCACTGA
- a CDS encoding low affinity iron permease family protein: MSERFNRFAHAVAEHVGTPRAFVAALVVVLGWALTGPLFHFSDAWQLVINTSTTIITFLMVFIIQATQNRDAKALHLKVDELIRVQAHARAVFEDLEDASDEELAELASQFSRVRLGAKKRRHVAASKDELKGTPSPRETTHTDES, encoded by the coding sequence ATGAGCGAGCGCTTCAATAGATTCGCGCATGCCGTTGCCGAGCATGTGGGCACCCCGCGCGCCTTCGTGGCCGCCCTCGTGGTCGTACTTGGCTGGGCACTGACGGGGCCGCTGTTTCACTTCAGTGATGCCTGGCAACTGGTCATCAACACCTCCACCACCATCATCACCTTCTTGATGGTGTTCATCATCCAGGCGACCCAGAACCGGGATGCGAAGGCGCTTCACCTGAAGGTGGATGAGCTGATTCGTGTGCAGGCCCATGCCCGAGCTGTCTTTGAGGACCTCGAAGACGCGAGCGATGAAGAGCTCGCGGAGCTCGCAAGCCAGTTCAGCCGTGTGCGCCTGGGGGCCAAGAAGCGCCGTCACGTCGCAGCGAGCAAGGACGAGCTGAAGGGGACTCCTTCGCCGAGGGAGACGACTCACACTGACGAGTCGTGA
- a CDS encoding aminotransferase class I/II-fold pyridoxal phosphate-dependent enzyme: protein MAQATKAIESELQAHLLSALVNPEQTRLDAWNRLREGITRVASGMSRGEDTHELEQRLQALFTWLHPMERLFVFPGEARLAALVEAARRRDVGLLEPKVRRLVGLLSQHGDRASQLDGHEPAMPGQDMPHYFTVLVADDISHEMFSRLRRGMQQAQAGERQFVYEPLHVTSLEDALVAALFNNEVQACLIRKDLPVRSRQPVEALRVALEPVLAAAEKGQEECGVVLAHWLRDMRPQLDLYLVTDESLAARELHTSRNFNRVFYLYESPHELHVTLVDGVRERYRTPFFDALRHYASRPIGNFHALPIARGHSVFNSRWLRDMGEFYGTNLFMAESSSTAGGLDSLLEPTGTIRQAQEKAARTFGAEHTFFVTNGTSTANKIVHQTLLEPGDVVLIDRNCHKSHHYGLVLAGAQPVYLDAYPCQPFAIYGGVPLRTLKQKLLELRDAGRLERVKLVVLTNCTFDGLVYHPLRVMEELLAIKPDLAFLWDEAWFAFAGFAPLPRQRTAMASAKRLSERLRGSAYREEYRAWKAKQGSAPLTLEAALEQPLLPDPDKVRIRVYATQSTHKSLSAFRQGSMIHIRDDDFERRAEEPFREAYFTHITTSPNHQLVASLDLARRQMDLEGFAMVKEAYQLALRMRERMRENPLLHRYFRMLDVDDLVPREYRASGLERYVGDGGATVASLTRAWADDEFVLDPTRLTLYTALTGNNGFQFRGRVLMGQLGIQVNHTSINTVLMNATIGVTWGSLSYLLDGLKHEARALESWLAHASGAERRLFESRVHAITDALPPLPDFSGFHEAFQPSGGVGEGDLRAAFYRAYREEDCEYVPLPEAAATLESGRTLVSTRFVVPYPPGFPILVPGQRVSAGIIEFMRKLDVKEVHGYRPELGLRVFTEKALERGTAEEGARAEAYPRGLPPQPEPRFH from the coding sequence ATGGCCCAGGCGACGAAGGCAATCGAGTCCGAGCTCCAGGCCCACCTGCTGTCCGCGCTCGTCAATCCGGAGCAGACGCGTCTGGATGCGTGGAACCGGCTGCGTGAGGGAATCACCCGGGTGGCCTCGGGAATGTCCAGGGGTGAGGACACGCACGAGCTGGAGCAGCGGCTCCAGGCGCTCTTCACGTGGCTGCACCCCATGGAGCGCTTGTTCGTCTTCCCGGGTGAGGCACGGCTGGCGGCCCTCGTCGAGGCGGCGCGACGGCGGGACGTGGGCCTGCTGGAGCCGAAGGTGCGGCGGCTGGTCGGCCTGTTGAGCCAGCATGGAGATCGCGCCAGCCAGCTCGACGGCCATGAGCCGGCGATGCCCGGGCAGGACATGCCCCACTACTTCACCGTGCTGGTGGCCGATGACATCTCCCACGAGATGTTCTCCCGGCTCCGGCGCGGCATGCAGCAGGCCCAGGCCGGCGAGCGGCAATTCGTCTATGAGCCGCTGCACGTGACCTCGCTCGAGGACGCGTTGGTGGCGGCCCTCTTCAACAACGAGGTGCAGGCCTGCCTCATCCGGAAGGACCTGCCCGTGCGCTCGCGCCAGCCGGTGGAGGCCCTGCGCGTCGCGCTGGAGCCGGTGCTGGCCGCGGCGGAGAAGGGCCAGGAGGAATGCGGCGTGGTGCTGGCGCACTGGCTGCGGGACATGCGCCCGCAGCTCGACCTCTACCTCGTGACGGACGAGTCACTGGCCGCGCGCGAGCTGCACACCTCGCGCAACTTCAACCGCGTCTTCTACCTCTACGAGTCCCCCCACGAGCTGCACGTCACGTTGGTGGACGGCGTGCGTGAGCGCTACCGCACGCCCTTCTTCGACGCGCTCCGGCACTACGCGTCCCGGCCCATCGGCAACTTCCATGCGCTGCCCATCGCTCGCGGGCACTCCGTCTTCAACTCCCGGTGGCTGCGAGACATGGGGGAGTTCTACGGCACCAACCTCTTCATGGCCGAGTCGTCCTCCACCGCGGGGGGACTCGATTCGCTCCTGGAGCCCACGGGCACCATCCGCCAGGCGCAGGAGAAGGCCGCGCGCACCTTCGGGGCGGAGCACACGTTCTTCGTCACCAACGGGACGTCGACGGCGAACAAGATTGTCCACCAGACGCTGCTGGAGCCCGGGGACGTGGTGCTCATCGACCGCAACTGCCACAAGTCCCACCACTACGGGCTCGTGCTGGCGGGGGCGCAGCCGGTGTACCTGGACGCCTACCCGTGCCAGCCCTTCGCCATCTACGGCGGAGTCCCCCTGCGCACGCTCAAGCAGAAGCTGCTGGAGCTCAGGGATGCGGGGCGCCTGGAGCGGGTGAAACTGGTGGTGCTCACCAACTGCACCTTCGACGGGCTCGTCTACCACCCGCTGCGCGTCATGGAGGAGCTGCTCGCCATCAAGCCGGACCTGGCCTTCCTCTGGGACGAGGCCTGGTTCGCCTTCGCGGGCTTCGCGCCGCTGCCGCGTCAGCGCACGGCCATGGCCAGCGCGAAGCGCCTCTCGGAGCGCCTGCGCGGCAGCGCCTACCGCGAGGAGTACCGGGCCTGGAAGGCGAAGCAGGGGAGCGCGCCCCTGACGCTGGAGGCCGCGCTGGAGCAACCGCTGCTGCCGGACCCGGACAAGGTCCGCATCCGCGTCTACGCCACCCAGTCCACCCACAAGTCCCTGTCCGCCTTCCGGCAGGGCTCCATGATTCACATCCGCGATGATGACTTCGAGCGCCGCGCGGAGGAGCCCTTCCGCGAGGCGTACTTCACGCACATCACCACGTCGCCCAACCACCAGCTCGTCGCCTCGCTGGACCTGGCACGCCGGCAGATGGACCTGGAGGGGTTCGCCATGGTGAAGGAGGCGTACCAGCTCGCGCTGCGGATGCGGGAGCGGATGCGGGAGAACCCGCTGCTGCACCGCTACTTCCGCATGCTGGACGTGGATGACCTCGTGCCCCGCGAGTACCGCGCCTCGGGGTTGGAGCGCTACGTGGGCGATGGAGGGGCCACCGTGGCGTCGCTCACCCGGGCGTGGGCGGACGACGAGTTCGTGTTGGACCCCACGCGGCTGACGCTCTACACGGCCCTCACGGGCAACAATGGCTTCCAGTTCCGCGGCCGCGTGTTGATGGGCCAGCTCGGCATCCAGGTGAACCACACGTCCATCAACACCGTGTTGATGAACGCGACCATCGGCGTGACATGGGGCTCGCTGTCGTACCTGCTGGACGGGCTGAAGCACGAGGCGCGCGCCCTGGAGTCGTGGCTGGCGCATGCGTCCGGGGCGGAGCGCCGTCTCTTCGAATCCCGCGTGCACGCCATCACCGACGCGCTGCCGCCCCTGCCCGACTTCAGCGGCTTCCACGAGGCCTTCCAGCCTTCGGGAGGCGTGGGGGAGGGTGACCTGCGCGCGGCCTTCTATCGCGCCTACCGCGAGGAGGACTGCGAATACGTCCCCCTGCCGGAGGCGGCGGCCACGCTGGAGTCGGGACGCACGCTGGTCTCCACCCGCTTCGTGGTGCCGTACCCTCCGGGCTTCCCCATCCTGGTGCCGGGCCAGCGCGTGAGCGCGGGCATCATCGAGTTCATGCGCAAGCTGGACGTGAAGGAGGTGCACGGCTACCGGCCGGAACTGGGGCTGCGCGTCTTCACCGAGAAGGCCCTGGAGCGCGGCACCGCGGAGGAAGGTGCGCGTGCCGAGGCCTACCCGCGTGGCCTGCCCCCGCAGCCGGAGCCGCGCTTTCACTGA